The following are from one region of the Geoalkalibacter subterraneus genome:
- a CDS encoding response regulator codes for MEVFADNDQCTPRRPPVLIVEDSGSVSEDIAQRLRRSGYAVESVGCGGDALRWNAAHPEGLLLLDFWLPDMDARQIIAEIRRQGRTPAFIIMTGAGDEKTAVDMMKLGALDYLVKDGRFLDLLPMVVAHASPPGWMTTSPNRFTQTNLQD; via the coding sequence ATGGAAGTCTTTGCTGACAATGACCAATGCACGCCTCGCCGGCCACCTGTCCTGATTGTAGAGGATAGCGGAAGCGTGTCCGAGGACATTGCCCAACGGCTGCGTCGTTCTGGCTATGCCGTGGAGTCGGTGGGGTGTGGCGGCGACGCTCTGCGTTGGAACGCGGCGCATCCGGAAGGCCTCCTGCTGCTGGATTTCTGGCTGCCGGACATGGACGCGCGGCAAATCATCGCGGAGATCAGGCGCCAGGGGCGCACTCCCGCCTTCATCATCATGACCGGCGCCGGCGATGAGAAAACTGCTGTTGACATGATGAAACTGGGGGCCCTTGACTACCTGGTCAAAGACGGCCGCTTTCTGGATCTGCTGCCGATGGTGGTCGCTCACGCCTCGCCACCGGGATGGATGACTACATCGCCAAACCGATTCACCCAGACCAACTTGCAGGACTGA
- a CDS encoding Hpt domain-containing protein, with the protein MDDYIAKPIHPDQLAGLIAQHLPAQEEQRKKGAPSEARQVFDLAHLHNRLDEDLSFYQEMITLFERDFPAKFAGIQEALSGEDLSNVGHIAHALKGAAANLEAGRIQRTTQRIERAVAERDDKRIKNLLDELSLEFERFIAEARRSMEESAPLDTPST; encoded by the coding sequence ATGGATGACTACATCGCCAAACCGATTCACCCAGACCAACTTGCAGGACTGATCGCACAACACCTGCCGGCACAGGAAGAGCAGCGGAAAAAGGGGGCGCCCTCTGAGGCAAGGCAGGTTTTCGACCTAGCGCATTTGCACAACCGTCTGGATGAAGATCTTTCGTTCTACCAGGAGATGATCACTCTTTTCGAGCGCGATTTTCCCGCCAAGTTCGCTGGCATACAGGAGGCCCTCAGCGGTGAGGATCTCAGCAATGTTGGACATATCGCCCACGCCCTCAAAGGAGCGGCCGCCAACCTGGAAGCCGGCCGCATCCAGCGCACGACCCAAAGAATTGAACGGGCCGTAGCGGAAAGGGACGATAAAAGAATAAAGAATCTGCTGGATGAACTTTCTTTGGAATTTGAAAGATTTATCGCCGAGGCCCGGCGAAGTATGGAAGAGTCCGCGCCCCTTGATACCCCGTCAACATGA
- a CDS encoding PilZ domain-containing protein, giving the protein MEEKRRFGRIPFGHAVTLKTEGKNRVGRLIDLSLKGAKVQTDALPPLQLGAQCCLVLPLGEEVTLEFRCEAVHIADDHLGLKFIEADPESFSHLLRLMELNTGDAEKIAEEVQRLGKDT; this is encoded by the coding sequence ATGGAAGAAAAAAGGCGTTTCGGCCGCATTCCCTTTGGCCATGCCGTGACATTGAAGACCGAAGGCAAAAATCGGGTCGGCCGCCTGATCGATCTCTCACTCAAAGGAGCCAAAGTCCAAACCGATGCCCTACCGCCCCTGCAACTCGGCGCGCAATGTTGCTTGGTGCTGCCTCTTGGCGAAGAGGTTACATTGGAATTTCGTTGTGAAGCAGTCCACATCGCAGACGATCACCTGGGACTGAAGTTCATCGAAGCGGACCCCGAGAGCTTTTCCCACCTTCTTCGCCTGATGGAACTCAACACCGGCGATGCGGAAAAAATCGCCGAAGAGGTGCAACGCCTCGGAAAGGACACATGA